Proteins from a single region of Callithrix jacchus isolate 240 chromosome 12, calJac240_pri, whole genome shotgun sequence:
- the CRYM gene encoding ketimine reductase mu-crystallin, with amino-acid sequence MSRVPAFLSAAEVEEHLRSSSLLIPPLETALANFSSGPEGGVMQPVRTVVPVTKHRGYLGVMPAYSAAEDALTTKLVTFYEDRGITSIVPSHQATVLLFEPSNGTLLAVMDGSVITAKRTAAVSAIATKFLKPPSSEVLCILGAGVQAYSHYEIFTEQFSFKEVRIWNRTKENAEKFADTVQGEVRVCSSVQEAVTGADVIITVTLATEPILFGEWVKPGAHINAVGASRPDWRELDDELMKEAVLYVDSQEAALKESGDVLLSGAEIFAELGEVIKGVKPAHCEKTTVFKSLGMAVEDTVAAKLIYDSWSSGK; translated from the exons ATGAGCCGGGTACCAGCGTTTCTGAGCGCGGCCGAGGTGGAGGAACACCTCCGCAGCTCCAGCCTCCTCATCCCGCCTCTAGAGACGGCCCTGGCCAACTTCTCCAGCGGCCCCGAAGGAGGGGTCATGCAGCCCGTGCGCACCGTGGTGCCGGTGACCAAGCACAGGGG CTACCTGGGGGTCATGCCCGCCTACAGTGCTGCAGAGGATGCCCTGACCACCAAGTTGGTCACCTTCTACGAGGACCGCGGCATCACCTCCATCGTCCCCTCCCACCAGGCTACTGTGCTACTCTTTGAGCCCAGCAATGGCACCCTGCTGGCG GTCATGGATGGAAGTGTCATAACTGCAAAGAGAACAGCTGCAGTATCTGCCATTGCCACCAAG TTTCTGAAACCACCCAGCAGTGAAGTGCTGTGCATCCTTGGGGCTGGGGTCCAGGCCTACAGCCATTATGAGATCTTCACAGAGCAGTTCTCCTTTAAGGAG GTGAGGATATGGAACCGCACcaaagaaaatgcagagaagtTTGCAGACACAGTGCAAGGAGAGGTACGGGTCTGTTCCTCGGTCCAGGAAGCTGTGACAGGTGCGGATGTGATCATCACAGTCACCTTGGCAACAGAGCCCATTTTGTTTGGTGAATGGGTGAAGCCAGGAGCTCACATCAATG CTGTTGGAGCCAGCAGACCCGACTGGAGAGAACTGGATGACGAGCTCATGAAGGAAGCTGTGCTGTATGTGGATTCCCAGGAGGCTGCCCTGAAGGAGTCCGGAGATGTCCTGTTGTCAGGG GCTGAGATCTTTGCTGAGCTGGGAGAAGTGATTAAGGGAGTGAAGCCAGCCCACTGTGAGAAGACTACGGTGTTCAAGTCTTTGG GAATGGCAGTGGAAGACACAGTCGCAGCCAAACTAATCTATGATTCCTGGTCATCTGGTAAATAA